The proteins below come from a single Stomoxys calcitrans chromosome 1, idStoCalc2.1, whole genome shotgun sequence genomic window:
- the LOC106093408 gene encoding serine-rich adhesin for platelets translates to MDEAELTRKAVEEIMREMQMEKDRSQMPQIQERKKNPLGPKPNKDFLGRTINSVMTHNKRQHDQNYKNCQRKLKDLDNDKHDDTLARCKRHKYRGHRKERRKRKCSQSSQSSSDSDSSSTSSSEDEKYRKKSKKLKKRKKKKCEKQISSRESSPTTLSSTSCSSFKSSSSECSHEEGNGKKKRKYKKHKNKKHLNIETAQEDYYSELYAAEPMDGNLGLYMNPNMALAAAMAYNHMNNLLQTPTNQPPTTDILKDELAASEENEEQKVDIPSDLSLTYHSSDSGELNVTLNSSSAEEDENGILTFNLSSDEDKGKTSLGKKKCLASARELMRNRKKKISHTSASDDDDDVESVHSHISLEESDVSLGNSANIVHVSILSSSSFDSDCQEVKVEENMTKIAEINSVRETLAIQKEEVESTEPPGEQFKEKLIEITITNEQKDETIDTIDEIYKESAGTTQLMEKDDAEADKHRKENEELSIVKTQNSTEKPKDSMEIHLESTFTNNEENDNAKFELSQNTVSSCPTVAKKDIEVGNCAENEGQSSPEEARIPRDSDCTLQEDDILNDSSITIKCSSEEVKNTNENVSLISVEKNPIKDDNVVEGETMMKTVKRENFNFEQTSDEHNISNSREDDLKSLKPTLALEKDERRHMEKNSCKKEVENVKDDENITTTDEENINKQTENIVEDAAINPEYVKDENAQKCYTINEEYVVDLTED, encoded by the exons ATGGATGAGGCAGAACTAACCAG AAAAGCAGTGGAAGAAATAATGCGggaaatgcaaatggaaaaagatCGCAGCCAAATGCCCCAAATACAGGAACGGAAAAAGAATCCTCTAGGGCCCAAGCCCAATAAGGATTTTCTGGGACGCACCATAAACTCAGTGATGACACACAATAAGCGCCAGCATGATCAAAACTATAAAAATTGCCAAAGAAAACTTAAAGATTTGGACAATGACAAACATGATGATACACTAGCACGTTGCAAACGACATAAGTATCGTGGGCATCGCAAGGAAAGAAGAAAGCGAAAATGTTCTCAATCTTCACAGTCCAGCTCGGACTCAGATAGCTCTAGCACCAGCTCTAGTGAGGATGAAAAGTATCGCAAGAAAAGTAAAAAACTCAAGAagaggaaaaagaaaaaatgtgagAAACAAATATCCTCCCGCGAATCATCACCAACTACATTGTCATCAACATCTTGTTCCTCCttcaaatcatcatcatcagaatGTTCCCACGAGGAAGGCAAtggaaagaagaaaagaaaatataaaaagcataaaaacaaaaagcatTTAAATATTGAAACGGCCCAGGAGGATTATTATTCCGAATTATATGCTGCAGAGCCCATGGATGGCAATTTAGGGCTTTACATGAATCCTAATATGGCTTTGGCAGCAGCCATGGCTTACAATCATATGAATAATTTGCTACAAACACCCACCAATCAGCCACCCACGACAGATATACTCAAAGATGAATTGGCAGCAAGTGAGGAGAACGAGGAACAGAAGGTAGATATTCCCAGCGATTTAAGTCTAACTTATCACAGCAGTGATTCAGGAGAATTAAATGTTACACTCAATTCTTCCTCCGCTGAAGAGGATGAAAATGGCATATTGACTTTTAATTTGTCTTCAGATGAGGATAAAGGGAAAACTAGCCTAGGTAAGAAGAAATGCTTAGCTAGTGCTAGGGAGCTTATGCGAAAtaggaaaaagaaaataagtCATACAAGTGCCagcgatgatgacgatgatgttgAAAGTGTCCACTCACACATTTCCCTGGAGGAATCGGATGTTTCGCTTGGGAATTCCGCAAATATAGTGCATGTGTCCATTTTAAGCAGTTCATCGTTTGATTCGGATTGCCAAGAAGTGAAAGTGGAGgaaaatatgacaaaaattgcagaaatTAACAGCGTTAGAGAAACATTAGCGATACAAAAGGAAGAGGTTGAGTCTACGGAACCCCCAGGAGAgcaatttaaagaaaaactaaTTGAGATCACAATTACAAATGAACAGAAGGATGAAACCATTGATACAATAGATGAAATATACAAGGAATCCGCTGGAACAACTCAATTGATGGAAAAGGATGATGCTGAAGCAGATAAACATCGTAAGGAGAATGAAGAGTTAAGCATTGTAAAAACCCAAAATAGTACTGAAAAGCCCAAGGACTCCATGGAAATACATTTAGAAAGCACGTTTACAAATAATGAAGAGAACGATAATGCAAAGTTTGAATTATCTCAGAACACCGTTTCTTCCTGCCCCACGGTAGCAAAGAAAGATATTGAAGTTGGAAATTGTGCAGAAAATGAAGGCCAGAGCAGTCCTGAAGAGGCAAGAATTCCCAGGGATTCTGATTGCACTTTGCAAGAAGACGACATACTCAATGATTCTTCTATAACTATTAAATGTTCCTCTGAAGAGGTGAAAaatacaaatgaaaatgtttccCTCATAAGTGTAGAGAAGAATCCCATAAAAGATGATAATGTTGTCGAAGGGGAAACCATGATGAAAACCGTTaagagagaaaattttaattttgaacaGACTTCAGATGAACATAACATAAGTAATAGTCGAGAAGATGATCTAAAATCTTTGAAACCCACGCTAGCTTTAGAAAAGGACGAAAGAAGGCATATGGAGAAAAACTCTTGCAAAAAAGAAGTAGAAAATGTTAAGGATGATGAAAATATTACTACAACCGATGAAGAAAACATTAATAAGCAAACTGAAAACATAGTAGAGGATGCCGCAATAAATCCGGAGTATGTTAAAGATGAAAACGCCCAGAAATGTTACACTATAAACGAGGAATATGTGGTCGATTTAACAGAAGATTAA